A region from the Aegilops tauschii subsp. strangulata cultivar AL8/78 chromosome 5, Aet v6.0, whole genome shotgun sequence genome encodes:
- the LOC109769453 gene encoding cation/H(+) antiporter 19-like has translation MAGGGAKVASHGAFQGESPLDYALPLIILQICLVIVVTRGLAYLLRPLRQPRVIAEIIGGILLGPSALGRSTTFLDAVFPARSMVVLDTLANLGLLFFLFLVGLELDLNAIRRTGKKALAISLSGIAVPFAIGIGTSFAFRATLPGLQDSPKAPFLVFMGVALSITAFPVLARILTELKLLTTDLGRMAMSAAAVDDVTAWILLALAIALSGTGSPIISLWVLLTAVGFVAAVFVLLRPLLAWMARRSPEGEPVKEVYIVATLALVLAAGFVTDVIGIHALFGAFMVGIVVPKDGQFAGVLIEKVEELISGLFLPLYFVSSGLKTNVATIRGAKSWGLLVLVILNACVGKIGGAVGTCLLVKIPFREAITIGFLMNTKGLVELVVLNIGRDRKVLNDEAFAIMVLMALFTTFITTPIVMAVYKPARPSASVPYKRRTVGGGDEDGDLRVLACFHGYRNIPTLLNLVELSRGTRRRLVVYAMHLVELSERSSAISMVHRTRRNALPFFSNASSSETTTEVAFEAFQQLSTVRVRPMTAISVMDTIHRDIIDSAASKRAAVVIVPYHKTLQADGSFHSLGSAYHAVNKRVLREAPCSVAILVDRGLGGHSQVAAQNVAFTVAVLFFGGPDDREALAYATRMAEHPGVAVTMSRFQPNRAFPEDGEDADDEAAVEAFKARVVAAVDDGSVRFEEREARTKEEVVEAIGSLSKCNVFVVGRIPPTAPLVENADELGPVGSYLASPEFKTSASVLVIKRYDPATNPKSMRFDPKARPPVATDIDDEEMGGAGATVVPVPWSPSPSELA, from the exons ATGGCCGGCGGTGGGGCGAAGGTGGCGTCGCACGGCGCGTTCCAGGGGGAGAGCCCCCTGGACTACGCGCTGCCGCTCATCATCCTGCAGATCTGCCTTGTCATCGTCGTCACCAGGGGCCTCGCCTACCTCCTCCGCCCGCTCCGCCAGCCCCGGGTCATCGCCGAGATCATC GGCGGGATCCTGCTGGGCCCGTCGGCGCTCGGCCGGAGCACCACGTTCCTGGACGCCGTCTTCCCGGCGCGCAGCATGGTGGTGCTGGACACGCTGGCCAACCTGGggctcctcttcttcctcttcctcgtcGGCCTCGAGCTCGACCTCAACGCCATCCGCCGCACCGGCAAGAAGGCGCTCGCCATCTCCCTCTCCGGCATCGCCGTCCCCTTCGCCATCGGCATCGGCACCTCCTTCGCCTTCCGTGCCACCCTCCCCGGCCTGCAGGACTCCCCCAAGGCGCCGTTCCTGGTCTTCATGGGCGTCGCGCTCTCCATCACCGCCTTCCCGGTGCTCGCGCGCATCCTCACCGAGCTCAAGCTCCTCACCACCGACCTCGGCCGCATGGCCATGTCGGCCGCCGCGGTCGACGACGTCACGGCCTGGATCCTGCTCGCGCTCGCCATCGCGCTTTCGGGGACCGGGTCGCCCATCATCTCGCTATGGGTGCTCCTCACCGCCGTCGGCTTCGTCGCCGCCGTGTTCGTGCTCCTCCGCCCGCTGCTCGCGTGGATGGCGCGGCGGTCCCCCGAAGGCGAGCCCGTCAAGGAGGTGTACATCGTCGCCACGCTCGCCCTCGTCCTCGCCGCCGGCTTCGTCACCGACGTCATCGGCATCCACGCTCTGTTCGGCGCGTTCATGGTCGGCATCGTGGTCCCCAAGGACGGGCAGTTCGCCGGCGTGCTCATCGAGAAGGTGGAGGAGCTCATCTCCGGCCTCTTCCTCCCGCTTTACTTCGTCTCCAGTGGGCTCAAGACCAACGTGGCCACCATACGGGGAGCCAAGTCGTGGGGCCTCCTCGTGCTCGTCATCCTCAACGCCTGCGTCGGCAAGATCGGCGGCGCCGTCGGCACGTGCCTCCTCGTCAAGATCCCATTCCGGGAGGCCATCACAATCGGCTTCCTCATGAACACCAAGGGGCTCGTCGAGCTCGTCGTGCTCAACATCGGAAGGGACCGCaaggtgctcaacgacgaggccttCGCCATCATGGTGCTCATGGCCTTGTTTACAACTTTCATCACCACGCCGATCGTCATGGCCGTCTACAAGCCGGCGCGCCCGTCAGCGTCGGTCCCGTACAAGCGGCGCACCGTCGGCGGGGGCGACGAGGACGGCGACCTGCGCGTGCTCGCCTGCTTCCACGGCTACCGCAACATCCCGACGCTACTCAACCTCGTCGAGCTCTCGCGGggcacccgccgccgcctcgtcgtGTACGCCATGCACCTCGTCGAGCTCTCCGAGCGTTCGTCGGCCATTTCCATGGTGCACCGCACGCGCCGCAACGCCTTGCCCTTCTTCAGCAACGCGTCGTCATCGGAGACAACGACCGAGGTCGCGTTCGAGGCGTTCCAGCAGTTGAGCACCGTGAGGGTGCGGCCTATGACGGCCATCTCGGTCATGGACACAATCCACCGGGACATCATCGACAGCGCCGCCTCCAAGCGCGCCGCCGTGGTCATCGTGCCCTACCACAAGACGCTCCAGGCCGACGGCTCCTTCCACTCGCTCGGCTCCGCCTACCACGCCGTCAACAAGCGCGTGCTCCGGGAGGCGCCGTGCTCCGTCGCCATCCTCGTCGACCGCGGCCTCGGCGGCCACTCCCAGGTCGCCGCCCAGAACGTGGCCTTCACGGTCGCCGTGCTCTTCTTCGGCGGGCCGGACGACCGGGAGGCGCTGGCCTACGCGACGCGCATGGCGGAGCACCCCGGCGTCGCCGTCACCATGTCACGCTTCCAGCCCAACCGCGCTTTTCCCGAGGACGGCGAGGACGCCGACGACGAAGCGGCGGTGGAGGCGTTCAAGGCCAGGGTCGTCGCCGCGGTGGACGACGGGTCCGTGCGGTtcgaggagcgggaggcgcgcaCCAAGGAGGAGGTGGTAGAGGCCATCGGCTCGCTGTCCAAGTGCAACGTGTTCGTGGTGGGGCGGATACCGCCGACGGCCCCGCTGGTGGAGAACGCCGACGAGCTGGGCCCAGTGGGGAGCTACCTCGCGTCGCCGGAGTTCAAGACGTCGGCGTCGGTGCTGGTCATCAAGAGGTACGACCCGGCGACCAACCCCAAGAGCATGAGGTTCGACCCCAAGGCGAGGCCGCCGGTCGCGACCGATATAGATGACGAGGAGATGGGCGGCGCCGGCGCCACGGTGGTGCCCGTGCCATGGTCACCGTCGCCGAGCGAACTGGCGTGA
- the LOC109769430 gene encoding cation/H(+) antiporter 19: MAGHAAAGVCAAPMQATSHGAFQGDNPLDYALPLAILQICLVVVVTRGLAYLLRPLRQPRVIAEIIGGVLLGPSALGRSSKFLHAVFPAKSLPVLDTLANLGLLFFLFLVGLELDIAAIRRTGKKALAIALAGISLPFALGIGTSFAFRATIVKGAPQGPFLVFMGVALSITAFPVLARILAELKLLTTDIGRMAMSAAAVNDVAAWILLALAVALSGDGSPIISLWVLLTATGFVIAVCVLLRPLLAWMAHRSPEGEPVKEVYICATLAIVLAAGFVTDVIGIHALFGAFMVGIVVPKDGPFAGVLIEKVEDLISGLFLPLYFVSSGLKTDVATIRGAKSWGLLVLVIINACLGKIGGTVIASLCVKIPVREAVTLGFLMNTKGLVELIVLNIGRDRKVLNDESFAIMVLMALFTTFITTPIVMAIYKPARPSAPYKRRTVEGGAPADADSELRVLACFHSNRNIPTLLNLVESTRGTGRRCLAMYAMHLVELSERSSAISMVHRTRRNAMPFFNSGDKTEQMVVAFEAFQQLSAVRVKPMTAISDLETIHRDVIDSAAEKRAAIVIMPYHKLLQHDGSFHSLGSQYHAVNKRVLRGAPCSVAILVDRGLGGHSQVAAKNVEFSVAMLFFGGADDREALAYATRMSEHPGVAVTVTRFRPSRSSSDDAADEVAIEAFKGKVEAVKDGSAMYENVEASAKEDVLQAINSLSKSNMFVVGRMPPTEPLVERPEELGPVGSYLASSEFKTSASVLVIKRYDPATNPASKRFDPRARPPVATDVEDEEMGSASVVPVPWTPQNDLA; encoded by the exons ATGGCGGGTCATGCGGCGGCGGGGGTGTGCGCGGCGCCGATGCAGGCGACGTCGCACGGGGCGTTCCAGGGGGACAACCCGCTGGACTACGCGCTGCCGCTGGCCATCCTGCAGATCtgcctcgtcgtcgtcgtcaccCGGGGCCTCGCCTACCTCCTCCGCCCGCTCCGCCAGCCGCGCGTCATCGCCGAGATCATC GGTGGAGTCCTGCTGGGCCCGTCGGCGCTGGGCCGGAGCAGCAAGTTCTTGCACGCCGTCTTCCCGGCCAAGAGCCTGCCGGTGCTGGACACGCTGGCCAACCTCGGCCTGCTCTTCTTCCTGTTCCTCGTCGGCCTCGAGCTCGACATCGCCGCCATCCGCCGCACCGGCAAGAAGGCCCTCGCCATCGCGCTCGCAGGCATCTCCCTCCCGTTCGCGCTCGGCATCGGCACGTCGTTCGCGTTCCGCGCCACCATCGTCAAGGGCGCTCCGCAGGGGCcgttccttgtcttcatgggcgtCGCACTCTCCATCACCGCCTTCCCGGTGCTCGCTCGCATCCTGGCCGAGCTGAAGCTACTTACAACCGACATCGGCCGCATGGCCATGTCTGCCGCGGCGGTCAATGACGTCGCCGCCTGGATCCTGTTGGCCCTCGCCGTTGCACTCTCTGGAGATGGATCCCCCATCATTTCGCTCTGGGTGCTCCTCACCGCTACCGGCTTTGTCATCGCCGTTTGCGTTCTCCTCCGGCCGTTGTTGGCATGGATGGCGCACCGGTCTCCCGAGGGTGAGCCGGTCAAGGAGGTGTACATTTGTGCCACCCTCGCCATCGTCCTCGCTGCGGGCTTCGTCACCGACGTCATCGGCATCCACGCGCTGTTCGGCGCGTTCATGGTCGGCATCGTCGTCCCCAAGGACGGGCCGTTCGCCGGCGTGCTCATCGAGAAGGTGGAGGACCTCATCTCGGGGCTCTTCCTCCCGCTCTACTTCGTCTCCAGTGGCCTCAAGACAGACGTGGCCACTATCCGGGGAGCCAAGTCGTGGGGCCTCCTCGTGCTCGTCATCATCAATGCCTGCCTCGGCAAGATCGGCGGCACGGTGATCGCGTCGCTGTGCGTCAAGATCCCAGTCAGGGAGGCCGTCACGTTGGGGTTCCTGATGAACACCAAGGGGCTCGTTGAGCTCATCGTGCTCAACATCGGCAGGGACCGCAAGGTGCTCAACGACGAGTCGTTCGCCATCATGGTCCTCATGGCCCTGTTCACCACCTTCATCACGACGCCGATCGTCATGGCCATCTACAAGCCGGCGCGTCCGTCGGCGCCATACAAGCGCCGCACCGTGGAGGGTGGCGCACCGGCGGACGCGGACAGCGAGCTGCGCGTGCTCGCCTGCTTCCACAGCAACCGCAACATCCCGACGCTGCTCAACCTCGTGGAGTCGACGCGGGGCACGGGGCGGCGCTGCCTCGCCATGTACGCCATGCACCTGGTGGAGCTCTCGGAGCGGTCGTCGGCGATCTCCATGGTGCACCGCACGCGCCGCAACGCCATGCCCTTCTTCAACAGCGGGGACAAGACGGAGCAGATGGTGGTGGCCTTCGAGGCGTTCCAGCAGCTGAGCGCGGTGAGGGTGAAGCCCATGACGGCCATCTCGGACCTCGAGACCATCCACCGGGACGTCATCGACAGCGCCGCCGAGAAGCGGGCGGCCATCGTCATCATGCCCTACCACAAGCTGCTCCAGCACGACGGCTCGTTCCACTCGCTCGGCTCCCAGTACCACGCCGTCAACAAGCGCGTGCTCCGGGGCGCGCCTTGCTCCGTCGCCATCCTCGTCGACCGCGGCCTCGGCGGCCACTCCCAGGTCGCCGCCAAGAACGTGGAGTTCTCCGTGGCCATGCTCTTCTTCGGCGGGGCGGACGACCGCGAGGCGCTGGCGTACGCGACGCGCATGTCGGAGCACCCGGGCGTCGCCGTGACCGTGACACGCTTCCGGCCCAGCCGCTCATCGTCGGACGACGCAGCTGACGAGGTGGCCATCGAGGCGTTCAAGGGCAAGGTCGAGGCCGTGAAGGACGGGTCGGCGATGTACGAGAACGTAGAGGCGTCCGCCAAGGAGGACGTGCTCCAGGCGATCAACTCGCTGTCCAAGTCCAACATGTTcgtggtggggaggatgccgccGACGGAGCCGCTGGTGGAGAGGCCCGAGGAGCTGGGCCCCGTGGGGAGCTACCTGGCGTCGTCGGAGTTCAAGACGTCGGCGTCCGTGCTGGTGATCAAGAGGTACGACCCGGCGACGAACCCGGCCAGCAAGAGGTTCGACCCCAGGGCGAGGCCGCCGGTGGCGACGGACGTGGAGGACGAGGAGATGGGCAGCGCGAGCGTGGTGCCCGTGCCGTGGACGCCGCAGAACGACCTGGCGTGA
- the LOC141022537 gene encoding F-box protein At5g49610-like: MPDSNGLTILEDLPDAVIFGEILVRLSAKDVFRCRAVHKSWRCGTSSRNFLTDHHRRQPKHPIIYFCRYADCDSASHLRRYVIRPNAGIGTANQKLMVVLSSDEAGRLLMLHAARDGLLIVSSTVHPGSFSVYNPATQQRTLIPQLAGYSSEISIVGFYRHNASGEYRVLYWDHFTDVYCILALGSDEPPRCIGYPLVLSLSFREVLLEQVPSSLAPILHRDNLHWHDSGIVVFCTTTEMFRRMRDPVLESDTPRACLLEMEGMLAMCSNPVGLVINIWVMQVYEAEVWESKYLINLMVAPPKWPLCVLHRLFKVVVVNERELLIQFPYTDLMLFDIDGRLIGNTQSCIYTGQSFRQRTRLNHTLHSAVLDIDNKNP; the protein is encoded by the exons ATGCCTGACAGCAATGGCCTGACAATCCTGGAGGATCTGCCAGACGCGGTAATCTTCGGAGAGATACTGGTGCGGTTGTCGGCGAAGGATGTATTCCGCTGTCGTGCCGTCCACAAGTCATGGCGCTGTGGCACCTCCAGCCGCAACTTCCTGACCGACCACCACCGCCGGCAGCCCAAGCACCCAATCATCTACTTCTGCCGTTATGCCGACTGTGACTCGGCCTCTCACCTTCGTCGTTATGTCATCCGCCCCAACGCTGGTATCGGCACCGCCAATCAGAAGCTCATGGTTGTCCTATCGTCGGACGAAGCTGGACGCCTGCTCATGCTCCATGCCGCACGTGACGGGCTCCTCATTGTCTCCAGCACAGTCCACCCGGGATCCTTCAGCGTCTACAACCCGGCCACCCAGCAACGCACTTTGATACCGCAGCTGGCAGGATATTCTTCTGAAATCAGCATTGTCGGCTTCTACCGGCACAACGCGAGTGGAGAGTACCGGGTACTCTACTGGGATCATTTCACAGATGTTTACTGCATCCTCGCCTTGGGATCCGATGAACCCCCAAGGTGCATCGGGTACCCGTTGGTGTTGTCATTGTCATTTCGAGAGGTGTTGCTGGAGCAGGTGCCCTCCTCCCTTGCGCCAATTCTGCACCGCGACAACCTGCACTGGCACGATAGCGGCATAGTGGTGTTCTGCACAACAACAGAAATGTTTCGACGGATGCGCGACCCTGTCCTAGAGAGCGATACTCCTAGGGCGTGCTTGTTGGAGATGGAGGGCATGCTTGCCATGTGCAGTAATCCAGTGGGCCTCGTCATAAACATATGGGTGATGCAAGTCTATGAGGCAGAGGTCTGGGAGTCTAAGTACCTGATCAACTTGATGGTAGCGCCGCCGAAGTGGCCACTTTGTGTGTTACATAGATTATTTAAGGTGGTTGTGGTAAATGAGCGTGAGCTACTGATCCAGTTTCCTTATACGGACCTCATGCTTTTCGACATTGATGGTAGACTCATCGGAAATACACAAA GTTGCATCTACACGGGGCAATCCTTCAGGCAGAGGACCAGACTTAACCACACATTGCACTCTGCGGTTCTTGATATCGACAACAAGAACCCATGA